In the genome of Lathyrus oleraceus cultivar Zhongwan6 chromosome 4, CAAS_Psat_ZW6_1.0, whole genome shotgun sequence, the window GTGACTCCCTTTGTCTACAAATCATCAACTTGGTCCTCGCTTCTGCAGTATCCCAATCGTAACCTCCCTTCGCCAACTAGTTGTCTCAAATAGTGGAACCTTGTCTCTATGTGCTTGCTCGTCCCATGTGCAATTAGGTTCTTAGCAAGATTAATCACTGAAACATTGTCAACTAAGAATGTGATAGCCTCGCCCCCACTGCTTTGTAGCTCCTTTAATGGATTCATAAGTCATACGGCTTGGCACGCACATAGCGAAGTGACAATGTACTCGGTCTCACAAGATGAGAGTGCAACTACCAGTTCATTCTTCGAACACCAAGAGGTTGATGTTGCACCGTACATAAATATGTATTCAGCTGTACACTTCCAATAATCTTTATCTTTGCACAGTTAGAATCGATAAAACCGAGCAAATTGTATTCTCTTCCTGAATCCAATGTGGGAAATAGTATTTCGCAGCCAACAAAACCTTTGATATATCGCAGGATCCTCTTGATTGCTTCCATATGAGACACCTTCGGtctctccatgaatcta includes:
- the LOC127138169 gene encoding uncharacterized mitochondrial protein AtMg00810-like gives rise to the protein MGLLVHQRRYALEILKKCEMEHCNAAIFPAEPILQLSKTEDEEDVNPIQYTRLIGSLRYLCNTQSDLAFSVDIVSRFMERPKVSHMEAIKRILRYIKGFVGCEILFPTLDSGREYNLLGFIDSNCAKIKIIGSVQLNTYLCTVQHQPLGVRRMNW